A region of Prochlorococcus marinus subsp. pastoris str. CCMP1986 DNA encodes the following proteins:
- a CDS encoding glucose-6-phosphate dehydrogenase assembly protein OpcA, with protein sequence MKPQLTLQTPLELPHQEISNYLNQLWISEDEESVGANTFTLMVWQPAWLEQCLVKSGLISGPITGTLSPEIIKVAKKLIIDKGLSHTTSIHSEELLTLLKENLLNKDYEDLRGQFFESSISTLNPRRLITLAPTLNKESEIKTFVSAYCPLSDNTITQPICGDLVVIRGDSNSINNKGLKIIDDLSIKDLPIWLWWNGSLDESQEIFNFFTDQGIRLIIDSANGSPKRCLKILYQSIKSNKAINDLNWVRLKSWRESLAMIFDPPSRRPILEHISDIDIDIAEGNFLQALLLISWISDKLEWVFSKINKHGDLIKIEFKRKNGENILTCINPVPLGNPSIHSGQVIGLRLISKISEVRKNNTCVILGCESVECMRLEAGGMADMQLIEQVVPNSFSSSESDVSKLLGSSRGNTSPLFENAIKVAVQIFNGFNK encoded by the coding sequence ATGAAACCTCAATTAACACTTCAAACCCCATTAGAACTACCTCATCAAGAAATATCTAATTATTTAAATCAATTATGGATTTCTGAAGATGAAGAAAGTGTTGGAGCAAATACTTTTACTTTGATGGTCTGGCAGCCTGCATGGCTTGAACAATGTTTAGTTAAATCAGGCTTAATAAGTGGACCAATTACTGGAACATTAAGTCCAGAGATAATAAAAGTTGCTAAAAAATTAATTATAGATAAAGGATTATCACATACTACTTCTATACATAGTGAAGAGTTATTGACTTTGTTAAAGGAAAATTTATTAAATAAAGATTACGAAGACTTAAGAGGGCAATTCTTTGAATCTTCAATAAGCACTTTAAATCCTAGAAGATTAATTACCTTAGCACCAACTTTAAATAAAGAATCAGAGATAAAAACTTTTGTATCTGCATATTGCCCACTTAGTGATAACACTATAACTCAACCTATCTGTGGCGATTTGGTCGTCATAAGGGGTGACTCTAATTCTATTAACAATAAAGGATTGAAAATTATTGATGACCTATCTATTAAAGATTTACCTATTTGGTTATGGTGGAATGGCAGCCTTGATGAATCACAAGAAATTTTTAATTTTTTCACAGATCAGGGTATTAGGTTAATTATTGATAGTGCAAATGGGTCGCCCAAAAGATGCTTAAAAATCCTCTATCAATCAATAAAATCAAATAAGGCTATTAATGATTTAAATTGGGTAAGACTTAAAAGTTGGCGTGAATCATTAGCAATGATTTTTGATCCTCCATCCAGGAGACCTATATTAGAACATATTTCAGATATTGATATAGATATAGCAGAAGGTAATTTTCTTCAAGCTTTACTTCTAATTTCGTGGATTAGTGACAAACTAGAATGGGTATTTTCAAAAATAAATAAACATGGAGATTTAATAAAAATAGAATTTAAAAGAAAGAATGGCGAGAATATTTTGACATGTATAAACCCTGTACCTTTGGGAAATCCAAGTATTCATTCAGGCCAAGTTATTGGATTAAGGTTGATTTCTAAAATTAGTGAGGTTCGTAAAAACAATACTTGTGTAATTCTTGGGTGTGAATCTGTTGAATGTATGAGACTTGAAGCTGGAGGTATGGCTGATATGCAATTAATAGAGCAAGTTGTTCCAAACTCTTTTTCTTCATCAGAATCTGATGTAAGTAAGTTATTGGGAAGTAGTAGAGGAAATACTAGTCCACTTTTTGAAAATGCTATTAAGGTCGCAGTTCAAATATTTAATGGTTTTAATAAATAA
- the zwf gene encoding glucose-6-phosphate dehydrogenase: MSSTLSNPLRLGLRQERVISPQCLIIFGASGDLTHRKLIPALFELYLQRRIPSEFAIVGCARRPWSDQDFKEKMKGKLADQISDNEKEWEQFSNYLFYEPVDLQQSDHVVRLSKRLNEIDKLQATHGNNTFYLSVSPNFYGSGCKALKAAGLLDDPKKSRIVIEKPFGRDYSSAKKLNKIVQSCADESQIYRIDHYLGKETVQNILVMRFANTIFEPIWNRNYISSVQITSSETVGVEDRAGYYESSGALRDMLQNHLTQMLAVTAMEPPGKFEPEAIRNEKAKVLQASKLADENEPWNCCVRGQYAQGGNSLKRLKGYRDEDGVNLNSTTETYIATKVFIDNWRWQGVPFFLRTGKRLPKRLGEIVLTFKDVPVHLFESTIINPAPNQLILRIQPNEGATFKFEVKSPGSGMKARPVEMEFSYDESFGEPSDEGYVRLLADAMLSDPTLFTRSDEVEAAWKLYTPLIELMEDAPWKLPIHKYESMTWGPPESDQLLSKDNIFWRRP; the protein is encoded by the coding sequence ATGTCCTCAACCTTAAGTAATCCTCTTAGATTAGGTTTGCGACAAGAAAGAGTGATATCTCCACAATGCCTAATAATATTTGGAGCTAGTGGAGATCTTACTCATAGGAAACTTATACCTGCCTTATTTGAACTTTATCTGCAAAGAAGGATCCCAAGTGAATTCGCCATAGTTGGATGTGCAAGAAGGCCTTGGAGTGATCAAGATTTTAAGGAAAAAATGAAGGGTAAGTTAGCTGATCAAATATCTGACAATGAAAAGGAATGGGAACAGTTTTCAAATTATCTATTCTACGAACCAGTTGATTTGCAGCAAAGTGATCATGTAGTAAGACTTTCCAAAAGATTAAATGAGATTGATAAATTACAGGCTACACATGGAAATAACACCTTTTACTTATCAGTATCTCCAAACTTTTATGGAAGTGGATGTAAGGCTCTAAAGGCTGCTGGATTACTAGATGATCCGAAGAAAAGTCGAATCGTTATTGAAAAACCCTTTGGAAGAGATTATTCAAGTGCGAAGAAATTAAATAAGATCGTTCAAAGTTGTGCAGATGAAAGTCAGATATATCGAATAGATCATTATTTGGGGAAAGAGACTGTTCAAAACATACTTGTTATGAGGTTTGCTAATACTATTTTTGAACCTATATGGAATAGGAATTATATTTCAAGTGTTCAAATAACATCATCGGAAACTGTTGGGGTTGAAGATAGAGCTGGTTATTATGAAAGCTCTGGGGCTTTAAGAGATATGCTCCAAAATCATTTAACTCAAATGCTTGCTGTAACAGCGATGGAGCCTCCTGGTAAATTTGAACCTGAGGCAATAAGAAATGAAAAAGCAAAAGTTCTTCAAGCTTCAAAACTTGCCGATGAGAATGAACCCTGGAATTGCTGTGTCAGAGGTCAGTATGCACAAGGAGGTAATAGTCTTAAAAGACTTAAAGGTTATAGGGATGAAGATGGAGTAAATTTGAACAGTACAACAGAAACTTATATTGCAACAAAAGTATTTATTGATAATTGGCGATGGCAAGGAGTTCCTTTCTTCTTAAGAACAGGTAAAAGACTACCGAAAAGACTTGGGGAAATTGTATTAACATTTAAAGATGTCCCAGTACATTTATTTGAATCAACAATAATTAATCCTGCGCCAAATCAGCTTATTCTTAGGATTCAGCCTAATGAAGGAGCTACTTTTAAATTTGAAGTCAAATCACCTGGATCTGGGATGAAAGCAAGACCAGTTGAAATGGAATTTTCTTACGATGAATCTTTTGGAGAGCCTTCTGACGAAGGTTATGTAAGGTTGTTGGCTGATGCCATGCTCTCAGATCCTACCTTGTTTACAAGGAGTGATGAGGTAGAAGCTGCTTGGAAACTTTATACACCATTAATAGAATTAATGGAAGACGCTCCTTGGAAGTTACCTATTCATAAATACGAATCAATGACTTGGGGACCTCCTGAATCAGATCAATTACTTTCCAAAGATAATATTTTTTGGCGCAGACCCTAA
- a CDS encoding FAD-binding oxidoreductase, producing MVYSQAKVIAGGLAHIPIVISVFYLIMTFFNKRAIKFEEANKSKKTEAKVVESKSESKSLDAAKVASQKPLKKKHADVPVNIYRPKTPFEGTVTGNYSLLKEGAIGRVNHITFDLKESDPFLNYIEGQSIGIMPEGEDANGKPHKLRLYSIASTRHGDDFEGNTVSLCVRQLQYEKDGETINGVCSSYLCDIKPGAKVKITGPVGKEMLLPDEEDANIVMLATGTGIAPMRAYLRRMFEATEKEKNKWNFKGKAWLFMGAPKSANLLYEEDLQRYLETYPDNFKYTKAISREQQNTKGGRMYIQDRVLESANEIFNMIEDEKTHIYLCGLKGMEPGIDEAMTKAAEEKGLNWSELRPQLKKAGRWHVETY from the coding sequence ATGGTTTACTCACAAGCAAAAGTTATCGCAGGTGGATTAGCTCATATTCCAATTGTTATATCAGTTTTTTATCTCATAATGACTTTTTTTAATAAAAGGGCTATAAAATTTGAAGAAGCAAATAAATCAAAAAAAACTGAGGCAAAAGTAGTGGAATCTAAGAGTGAATCGAAATCATTAGATGCTGCAAAGGTTGCATCCCAGAAGCCTTTGAAGAAAAAGCATGCTGATGTCCCAGTTAATATATATAGACCAAAGACTCCATTTGAAGGAACTGTGACTGGCAACTACAGTCTTCTTAAAGAAGGTGCTATTGGAAGAGTAAATCACATTACATTTGACCTTAAAGAAAGCGATCCTTTTTTAAACTATATAGAGGGACAAAGTATTGGTATTATGCCTGAAGGTGAAGATGCCAATGGTAAGCCACATAAACTAAGACTTTATTCAATAGCTAGTACAAGACATGGAGATGATTTCGAGGGTAATACCGTTTCTCTTTGTGTCAGGCAACTACAGTATGAAAAAGATGGTGAAACTATTAATGGTGTTTGCTCTTCTTATTTGTGTGATATTAAGCCAGGAGCTAAGGTAAAGATTACAGGTCCTGTAGGAAAAGAAATGCTACTTCCTGATGAAGAAGATGCAAATATAGTTATGTTAGCTACTGGTACGGGTATAGCTCCTATGAGAGCTTATCTAAGAAGAATGTTTGAAGCTACTGAAAAAGAAAAAAATAAATGGAATTTCAAGGGGAAAGCTTGGTTATTTATGGGTGCTCCTAAATCAGCTAACTTGTTATACGAGGAAGATCTACAGAGATATCTTGAAACATATCCAGATAACTTTAAATATACTAAAGCCATTAGTCGTGAGCAACAAAATACAAAAGGGGGGAGAATGTATATTCAAGATAGAGTTTTAGAATCTGCAAATGAAATTTTCAATATGATCGAAGATGAAAAAACTCATATTTATCTTTGTGGTCTAAAAGGAATGGAACCTGGGATAGATGAAGCTATGACAAAAGCAGCTGAAGAGAAGGGATTAAATTGGTCAGAGTTAAGACCACAATTAAAAAAAGCTGGTAGGTGGCACGTAGAAACTTATTAA
- a CDS encoding SRPBCC family protein, whose translation MNNSQRSVTHSQNGDYRTIEQTMEKLSGGTRRLAAQLTTSATFNSLWNVLTDYDRLNLYIPNLLSSRKIYKNNNNVHLKQVGAQDFLGMKFSAEVTIDLFEEKELGLLKFSLIKGDFRRFEGSWKIKKIKDTSKNSLIYDLTVQGCQWMPIGMIEKRLKKDLSENLIAVDKQAKASIK comes from the coding sequence ATGAATAATTCTCAAAGATCAGTAACTCATTCTCAAAATGGTGATTATAGGACAATTGAGCAGACCATGGAAAAGCTTTCTGGAGGAACAAGAAGGCTTGCTGCTCAGTTAACTACTTCTGCGACTTTCAACTCACTATGGAATGTTCTAACTGATTATGACCGCCTAAATCTCTATATCCCAAATTTGTTATCTAGTAGAAAAATTTATAAAAATAATAATAATGTTCATCTAAAACAAGTTGGTGCTCAAGATTTCCTTGGAATGAAATTTTCTGCGGAAGTTACTATTGATTTATTCGAAGAGAAAGAACTTGGTTTATTAAAATTTAGTCTAATTAAAGGAGATTTCAGAAGATTTGAAGGGAGCTGGAAAATTAAAAAAATAAAAGACACTTCAAAAAACTCATTAATTTATGATCTGACTGTACAAGGTTGTCAATGGATGCCAATAGGAATGATAGAAAAAAGGTTAAAAAAAGACCTTTCTGAAAATTTGATTGCAGTAGATAAGCAAGCAAAAGCCTCAATAAAATAA
- a CDS encoding histidine kinase translates to MNEKKELKLILVAARNHLSRGDLKLLLSYLESDDCEFEISLQISEPTEQPELLELHRLVAIPALIKVSPAPKQIFAGSNIFVQLQTWLPRWKQEGVTKDLGINLQPSKIDSIRTQKEFLLEEELLVLRQENETLTKRIESQERLLRMVAHELRTPLTAATLAIQSQKLGQIDIKKLQDVIKRRLEEIELLSQDLLEVGTTKWEALFNPQKIDLGNISAEAILELEKFWRLRKIEIDTDIPSDLPSVYADQRRMRQVFLNLIENALKFSENSGRIKITLIHKTNQWVEITICDKGAGIPVSEQKRIFLDRVRLPQTSEGTSGFGIGLSVCRRIVEVHGGRIWVVSEVGEGSCFHFTVPVWQGQNKDQQHLTKG, encoded by the coding sequence GAAAAAAAAGAATTAAAATTAATATTAGTAGCTGCTAGAAATCATCTTTCTAGAGGCGATCTTAAATTATTACTATCTTATTTAGAGTCTGATGACTGCGAGTTTGAGATTTCTCTTCAGATTTCTGAACCGACAGAACAACCTGAACTGCTTGAATTGCATAGATTGGTTGCTATTCCGGCTCTTATTAAGGTTTCACCAGCTCCAAAGCAAATATTTGCAGGAAGTAATATTTTTGTTCAGTTGCAGACTTGGTTGCCTAGATGGAAACAAGAAGGAGTTACAAAAGATTTAGGTATTAATCTTCAACCTTCTAAAATAGATTCAATCAGAACCCAAAAAGAGTTTCTCCTTGAGGAAGAATTATTGGTTCTTAGACAAGAAAACGAAACACTTACAAAAAGAATTGAATCACAAGAAAGACTTTTAAGAATGGTTGCACATGAATTGAGAACGCCACTGACGGCAGCAACTCTTGCTATTCAAAGTCAAAAACTAGGACAAATTGATATAAAAAAATTGCAAGACGTAATTAAACGACGTTTAGAAGAAATTGAACTTTTATCTCAAGATCTTCTTGAGGTTGGAACAACTAAATGGGAAGCTCTTTTTAATCCTCAAAAAATTGATTTAGGAAACATAAGTGCTGAGGCAATTCTTGAATTAGAAAAGTTTTGGAGATTAAGGAAGATAGAAATTGACACTGACATACCATCTGATCTCCCAAGCGTATATGCAGATCAAAGAAGAATGAGACAGGTATTTTTAAACTTAATTGAAAATGCCCTTAAATTTTCAGAAAATTCTGGAAGAATTAAAATTACATTGATTCATAAAACAAATCAATGGGTAGAAATAACGATTTGTGACAAAGGTGCTGGAATTCCAGTAAGTGAGCAAAAAAGAATATTTCTTGATAGAGTTAGATTGCCACAGACATCTGAGGGAACATCAGGATTTGGTATTGGCCTATCTGTTTGCAGAAGAATTGTTGAAGTTCATGGAGGGAGAATATGGGTTGTATCAGAAGTTGGTGAAGGTTCATGCTTTCATTTTACTGTTCCAGTGTGGCAAGGCCAAAACAAAGATCAACAACACTTGACGAAAGGATAG